A stretch of the Gemmatimonadota bacterium genome encodes the following:
- a CDS encoding PAS domain-containing protein — MWDALQDPAVAATLVREAPDIIVTVDHDGRFLQANPAALRLSGYTLEELRAAPLTAVFSPADLVQLRSARDRTAEGEQISATVRYRRKDGQLRWLSARTAAIPHGPGTAMLVFARDVSDEILRVQALRESDQRFRSLVSAFDRAFFVVDPDFRVAGLFGRWIRNAGLEPRTWLGRTPEEVSPATGGEPHMSALRQAFRGQDVTYEWEVTLPGRPEPHHLRVNLSPMRDAEGRVTGIAGVAADVTRRIHAAREAAALRARVAEAERAEALANLVSGVAHELNNPLAAMLNFTEDLLQTEEDDDRRGALEVIRAQALRSRVIVRDLLTFARKGSHRPLTPQSPGPLLDAVARALRPAIGRGVELTVDVRDGEVALELDRTGFEQVVTNLITNAAHAAARNGLVALEAGREGDTYVITVTDDGPGIPDDVLPRIFEPFFTTKPTGEGTGLGLPVSLGIVREFGGTLEAANTDRGARFTIRLPVSRRLPIAPTPPLGVAAVRRSGATPVRDPVLLIVDDEEPIRRALRRYFTRQGWRVEEAADGNEAIDLLTAPGAARHYTVVLCDLRMPEVDGPTVYEAVQALQPTLLPRLVMTTGDVTSEAASRFLAGLATPVLEKPFELADVAALCERLRAEAAR, encoded by the coding sequence ATGTGGGACGCGCTGCAGGACCCGGCGGTCGCGGCGACCCTCGTGCGCGAGGCGCCGGACATCATCGTGACGGTCGACCACGACGGGCGCTTCCTCCAGGCGAACCCCGCGGCCCTCCGTCTCTCCGGCTACACCCTCGAGGAGCTCCGCGCCGCGCCGCTCACCGCGGTCTTCTCCCCCGCCGATCTCGTGCAGCTCCGCTCGGCCCGAGACCGCACCGCCGAGGGCGAGCAGATCTCCGCCACCGTGCGCTATCGCCGAAAGGACGGGCAGCTGCGCTGGCTCTCCGCCCGGACGGCCGCCATCCCGCACGGCCCCGGCACCGCGATGCTCGTGTTCGCGCGGGACGTCTCGGACGAGATCCTTCGCGTGCAGGCCCTCCGGGAGAGCGACCAGCGGTTCCGCAGTCTCGTGTCGGCGTTCGACCGTGCCTTCTTCGTCGTCGATCCCGATTTCCGGGTGGCCGGGCTCTTCGGTCGCTGGATCCGCAATGCGGGGCTCGAGCCGCGCACCTGGCTCGGCCGCACGCCAGAGGAGGTCTCGCCCGCGACCGGCGGCGAGCCGCACATGTCCGCCCTGCGCCAGGCGTTCCGCGGGCAGGACGTGACCTACGAGTGGGAGGTGACGCTCCCCGGCCGGCCTGAGCCGCATCACCTGCGCGTGAATCTCTCGCCCATGCGCGACGCCGAGGGGCGGGTGACCGGCATCGCGGGGGTCGCGGCCGACGTGACGCGCCGCATCCACGCCGCGCGCGAGGCCGCCGCGCTCCGCGCCCGCGTCGCCGAGGCCGAGCGCGCCGAGGCGCTCGCCAACCTTGTCAGCGGCGTCGCGCACGAGTTGAACAACCCGCTCGCGGCGATGCTCAACTTCACCGAGGACCTGCTGCAGACCGAGGAGGACGACGATCGGCGCGGCGCGCTCGAGGTGATCCGCGCGCAGGCGCTCCGCTCGCGGGTCATCGTACGCGACCTCCTCACCTTCGCGCGGAAGGGGAGCCATCGTCCGCTGACGCCGCAGTCGCCCGGCCCGCTCCTCGATGCCGTCGCGCGTGCGCTCCGCCCGGCGATCGGGCGCGGGGTCGAGCTCACCGTCGACGTGCGTGATGGCGAGGTCGCGCTCGAGCTCGACCGCACCGGCTTCGAGCAGGTCGTCACCAACCTCATCACCAACGCCGCGCACGCGGCGGCCCGGAACGGACTGGTCGCGCTCGAGGCCGGGCGCGAGGGCGACACCTACGTCATCACGGTCACCGACGACGGCCCCGGCATCCCCGACGACGTCCTCCCGCGCATCTTCGAGCCCTTCTTCACCACCAAGCCCACGGGCGAGGGCACGGGACTCGGGCTCCCCGTCTCGCTCGGTATCGTGCGCGAGTTCGGCGGCACGCTCGAGGCGGCCAACACCGACCGCGGGGCGCGCTTCACCATCCGGCTGCCGGTGAGTCGCAGGCTGCCCATCGCCCCCACGCCACCGCTCGGCGTCGCCGCGGTGCGGCGGAGCGGGGCGACGCCCGTGCGCGACCCGGTCCTGTTGATCGTGGACGATGAGGAACCGATCCGGCGCGCCCTGCGTCGATACTTCACGCGGCAGGGCTGGCGCGTCGAGGAGGCGGCCGACGGCAACGAGGCGATCGACCTCCTCACGGCGCCCGGGGCCGCGCGGCACTACACGGTCGTGCTCTGCGACCTCCGGATGCCGGAGGTGGACGGGCCGACGGTGTATGAAGCGGTCCAGGCGTTGCAGCCCACGTTGCTGCCGCGGCTGGTGATGACCACGGGGGATGTCACGAGCGAGGCGGCGTCACGCTTCCTCGCCGGGCTCGCGACCCCCGTACTGGAGAAGCCGTTCGAGCTCGCCGACGTCGCGGCGCTCTGCGAACGCCTGCGCGCCGAGGCGGCGCGCTGA
- a CDS encoding PilZ domain-containing protein, whose amino-acid sequence MTEPIPEPKTDPSNRRQHYRVEYPVHDRPAFTSGKLRGAVTDCSETGVRVELPTGLPVDATVLMGDRMAGVVRFARGETAEVEGIVVRYDGTTLALRLDAAKLPFGRIIREQWWLRKRYPWREQK is encoded by the coding sequence ATGACCGAACCCATCCCCGAACCGAAGACCGACCCCTCCAATCGGCGGCAACACTACCGCGTGGAGTATCCGGTGCATGACCGGCCCGCGTTCACCTCGGGCAAGCTGCGCGGCGCGGTCACCGACTGCTCCGAGACCGGCGTGCGGGTGGAACTGCCGACCGGCCTCCCGGTGGACGCGACCGTCCTGATGGGGGACCGGATGGCGGGCGTGGTCCGGTTCGCGCGCGGCGAGACGGCGGAGGTGGAAGGGATCGTCGTGCGCTACGACGGGACGACGCTGGCGCTGCGACTCGATGCGGCCAAGCTGCCGTTCGGGCGGATCATCCGCGAGCAGTGGTGGCTGCGCAAGCGCTATCCGTGGCGGGAGCAGAAGTGA
- a CDS encoding rhomboid family intramembrane serine protease: MRLLIANVACFGLQMILPPFTDWFRFYAPFALVRPWTFVTYMFLHGDPMHILFNMLGLYIFGSRVESRMGGTRFLQMYLIAGVVGALAHAVLSPAAPVVGASAAIYGVLMAYAMFWPRDRIYVMGVFPIEAWLAIVLYGLYDLSSGIGGGGRVAHFAHLGGLAGAYLYIWAMDRFSPAKRFRAKVGGVAPSTEKALKQNWKNVQLDGVHQLSRDEVNRILDKINAEGIGSLTAEEKLFLSNFVPPDDRKNWTQ, from the coding sequence ATGCGGTTGCTGATCGCGAATGTCGCGTGCTTCGGGCTGCAGATGATCCTGCCGCCGTTCACCGACTGGTTCCGGTTCTACGCGCCCTTCGCGCTCGTGCGGCCGTGGACGTTCGTCACGTACATGTTCCTGCACGGCGACCCGATGCACATCCTGTTCAACATGCTCGGGCTCTACATCTTCGGCTCGCGCGTGGAGTCGCGGATGGGGGGCACGCGCTTCCTGCAGATGTACCTCATCGCGGGCGTGGTGGGCGCGCTCGCGCACGCCGTGCTCAGTCCCGCCGCCCCGGTCGTCGGCGCCTCGGCCGCGATCTATGGCGTGCTCATGGCGTACGCGATGTTCTGGCCGCGCGACCGCATCTACGTGATGGGCGTCTTCCCCATCGAGGCCTGGCTCGCGATCGTCCTCTACGGGCTCTACGACCTGAGCTCGGGGATCGGCGGTGGCGGGCGCGTGGCGCATTTCGCGCATCTCGGCGGGCTCGCCGGGGCCTACCTCTATATCTGGGCGATGGACCGGTTCTCCCCGGCCAAGCGCTTCCGCGCCAAGGTCGGAGGCGTGGCGCCTTCCACAGAGAAGGCGCTCAAGCAGAACTGGAAGAACGTCCAGCTCGACGGCGTCCACCAGCTCTCGCGCGACGAGGTCAATCGCATCCTGGACAAGATCAACGCCGAGGGCATCGGCAGCCTCACCGCGGAGGAGAAACTCTTCCTCTCCAACTTCGTCCCCCCGGACGACCGGAAGAACTGGACGCAGTGA
- a CDS encoding PAS domain S-box protein has protein sequence MDDLSRTAEYGRFYDLPFIGMAVASTSTRRWLRVNDALCDLLGYTREELLARTFTELTHPDDVAADLAAFDEVARGLRDGYRKDKRFIAKDGRVIHAMLDLVAERRPDGTIDRCYATIADVTRRTVMEERLRAGSALLTNLARQVPGVIYQYLLRPDGSSCFPFASEAIAEIYEVTPAEVREDATQVFTRLHPDDLAEVAATIQESARALSPWNHRYRVQLPERGERWLDGRARPERLADGSTLWHGFITDVTEQQRAQQRLIESEERFRVQIETAPEAIVVFDVDSGHFTDANRHALTLFGLDTTAILASSPLDVSPRLQPGGARSDELAGRHIAAALEGETPVFEWVHRATDGREIPTEVRLVRLPSASHRLVRGSITDISERKRAQAELLRLNAAIASSLNGIAISELDGRLTYVNQALLTMWGYRHASEVLGRFAREFWASGAQADAVHARLLATGGDSGEMTAPRVGGSIGTFQYSANVFHDADGTPAGLLASFVDVTEAKRMQSQLLQSQKIQTVGRLAGGVAHDFNNLLTVMKGYLDLVRLELGAGHAVYPDLAEVDRAIESATGLTQQLLAFSRKQIIHPRVLDLNESVTRMHAMLSRLLGEDIELRLTTAPDLGLVRFDPTQAEQILVNLAVNARDAMPNGGVLTIETSNVILDTRYRERHPETDPGEHILLAVSDTGSGMTEEVRSHLFEPFFTTKEPGRGTGLGLPMVFGAVSQNKGRIEVYSELDHGTTFKIYLPRVNADESPRISPSTGTLPHGTETIAVVEDEDAIRALAVRVLSGLGYEVLAYRTGAAALKALEPMTERIDLVLTDVVMPEMKGRELADRLRAIRPDLRILFASGYTEDVISKHGVLHADADFLPKPYSPAILARRVRAALDRPAST, from the coding sequence ATGGACGACCTCTCGCGGACCGCGGAGTACGGGCGCTTCTACGACCTGCCGTTCATCGGCATGGCCGTGGCCTCGACGTCCACCCGCCGCTGGTTGCGCGTCAATGACGCGCTCTGCGACCTGCTCGGCTACACGCGGGAGGAGTTGCTCGCGCGCACCTTCACCGAGCTGACGCACCCGGACGATGTCGCCGCCGACTTGGCGGCATTCGACGAGGTCGCGCGCGGCCTGCGGGATGGCTACCGGAAGGACAAGCGCTTCATCGCGAAGGACGGGCGCGTGATCCACGCGATGCTCGACCTCGTGGCCGAGCGGCGACCCGACGGCACGATCGACCGGTGCTACGCGACGATCGCGGACGTGACCCGGCGCACGGTGATGGAGGAACGCCTGCGCGCCGGCTCGGCGCTGCTCACGAACCTCGCGCGCCAGGTGCCCGGCGTGATCTACCAGTACCTGCTGCGTCCCGACGGCAGCAGCTGCTTCCCGTTCGCGAGCGAGGCGATCGCGGAGATCTACGAGGTCACGCCCGCGGAGGTGCGGGAGGATGCGACGCAGGTCTTCACGCGGCTGCATCCCGACGACCTCGCGGAGGTCGCGGCGACCATCCAGGAGTCGGCGCGCGCGTTGTCGCCCTGGAACCACCGATATCGCGTGCAACTCCCCGAGCGCGGCGAGCGCTGGCTCGATGGTCGCGCGCGCCCGGAGCGTCTCGCCGACGGGAGCACGCTCTGGCACGGGTTCATCACCGACGTGACGGAGCAGCAGCGAGCGCAGCAGCGGCTCATCGAGAGCGAGGAGCGTTTCCGCGTGCAGATCGAGACGGCGCCGGAGGCGATCGTGGTCTTCGATGTCGATTCCGGGCACTTCACGGATGCGAACCGCCACGCCCTCACGCTCTTCGGGCTCGACACCACGGCGATCCTCGCGAGCTCCCCGCTCGACGTGAGCCCGCGGCTCCAGCCGGGCGGTGCCCGGTCCGACGAGCTCGCCGGTCGGCACATCGCCGCGGCGCTCGAGGGGGAGACGCCGGTGTTCGAGTGGGTGCACCGCGCGACCGACGGTCGCGAGATCCCCACCGAGGTACGCCTGGTCCGCCTCCCCTCCGCGTCGCATCGCCTGGTCCGCGGGAGCATCACCGACATCAGCGAGCGCAAGCGCGCGCAGGCGGAGCTGCTGCGGCTGAACGCCGCGATCGCGTCCTCGCTCAACGGCATCGCCATCTCCGAGCTCGACGGACGGCTCACGTACGTGAACCAGGCCCTCCTGACGATGTGGGGGTACCGGCACGCCTCCGAGGTGCTCGGCCGCTTCGCGCGTGAGTTCTGGGCCTCGGGGGCGCAGGCGGACGCGGTCCACGCCCGACTGCTGGCGACCGGCGGCGACAGCGGCGAGATGACGGCACCCCGGGTCGGCGGGAGCATCGGGACCTTCCAGTACAGCGCCAACGTGTTCCACGACGCGGACGGGACGCCGGCGGGCCTGCTCGCCTCCTTCGTGGACGTCACGGAGGCCAAGCGGATGCAGTCCCAGCTGCTCCAGTCGCAGAAGATCCAGACCGTGGGGCGGCTGGCCGGCGGCGTCGCCCACGACTTCAACAACCTGCTCACGGTCATGAAGGGCTACCTCGACCTGGTCCGCCTCGAGCTGGGGGCCGGGCACGCGGTCTACCCCGACCTCGCCGAGGTGGACCGGGCCATCGAGTCGGCCACCGGCCTCACGCAGCAACTGCTGGCCTTCTCGCGCAAGCAGATCATCCACCCGCGCGTGCTCGACCTCAACGAGTCGGTCACGCGCATGCACGCGATGCTCTCCCGGCTCCTCGGCGAGGACATCGAGCTCCGGCTGACCACCGCGCCGGACCTCGGCCTGGTGCGGTTCGACCCCACGCAGGCCGAGCAGATCCTCGTGAACCTCGCGGTCAACGCGCGGGATGCGATGCCGAACGGCGGCGTCCTGACCATCGAGACGTCGAACGTCATCCTCGACACGCGGTATCGCGAGCGGCACCCCGAGACGGACCCGGGGGAGCACATCCTCCTTGCGGTGTCGGATACGGGGAGCGGGATGACGGAGGAGGTGCGCTCGCACCTGTTCGAGCCCTTCTTCACCACCAAGGAGCCGGGGCGCGGGACGGGGCTCGGCCTGCCGATGGTCTTCGGCGCCGTCTCGCAGAACAAGGGCCGCATCGAGGTCTACTCGGAGCTCGACCACGGCACGACCTTCAAGATCTACCTGCCACGCGTGAACGCGGACGAGTCGCCGCGCATCTCCCCGTCGACGGGGACGCTGCCGCACGGGACCGAGACGATCGCGGTGGTGGAGGACGAGGATGCGATCCGAGCGCTCGCGGTCCGGGTGCTCTCGGGCCTCGGCTACGAGGTGCTCGCCTATCGCACCGGGGCCGCGGCGCTCAAGGCGCTCGAGCCGATGACCGAGCGGATCGACCTCGTGCTCACCGACGTCGTGATGCCGGAGATGAAGGGGCGCGAGCTCGCCGACCGCCTGCGCGCGATCCGCCCCGACCTCCGGATCCTCTTCGCCTCGGGCTACACCGAGGACGTGATCAGCAAGCACGGCGTGCTCCACGCCGATGCCGATTTCCTGCCCAAGCCCTACTCGCCGGCTATCCTCGCGCGGCGCGTGCGCGCCGCGCTGGACCGCCCGGCGTCGACCTGA
- a CDS encoding response regulator: protein MTAALAAPDQARTAAMDAPTGLFLLDATGRATYVNPRLAELLGVPAEDLLDTALVSRLLGEARVGDAIAIADAFGLAEDGESLHHVATGAPGVEWLRVTAVARAEGAGTVGVVEDVTRTRRTDAARARARRLECLGVLAGGIAHDFNNLLVGIVGNATLAELDIAPDGDAASALADLRLAAERATELTGQLLFFAGRGAAPAQPVDALRALEEAVAALDTASRARLAREVTELPRVLADAKRLRELLLALLTNAIEASEATSDRVQVRAEVTTVDETRRRSLTIDGGLGTGRCVSVEITDRGVGMTAEALDRAFEPWVTTKSKRRGLGLAMSVGTLRAYRGALEATSAPGVGTTMRVLLPIDPATAALPAAAQTAAAPAPAAVLVVDDEPAVRDVTRRLLARQGFEVLDAASGEEGVQKLVAASDRVGCVLLDLTMPGMDGIETLRRMRAAVPAVKVVMTSGHTERELRDRLDGYGVSGYLEKPFDFNALLRAARAAMAS from the coding sequence GTGACGGCGGCGCTCGCGGCCCCCGACCAGGCGCGGACCGCCGCGATGGATGCCCCGACCGGGCTCTTCCTGCTCGATGCCACCGGTCGTGCGACCTACGTGAACCCGCGGCTCGCCGAGCTGCTCGGGGTCCCGGCGGAGGATCTCCTCGACACCGCGCTCGTCAGCCGGCTGCTCGGCGAGGCACGGGTGGGGGATGCGATCGCCATCGCCGACGCATTCGGACTCGCCGAGGACGGCGAGAGCCTGCATCACGTGGCAACGGGCGCGCCAGGCGTTGAATGGTTGCGCGTGACCGCGGTCGCGCGCGCCGAAGGCGCCGGCACGGTGGGCGTGGTGGAGGATGTCACGCGCACGCGACGCACGGATGCGGCGCGCGCGCGCGCCCGGCGCCTCGAGTGCCTCGGCGTGCTCGCCGGCGGAATCGCGCACGACTTCAACAACCTGCTCGTCGGGATCGTCGGGAACGCCACGCTCGCGGAGCTCGACATCGCGCCGGACGGCGACGCGGCCTCGGCGTTGGCCGACCTGCGACTCGCCGCCGAACGGGCGACCGAACTCACGGGGCAACTGCTGTTCTTCGCCGGTCGGGGCGCCGCGCCGGCGCAGCCGGTGGACGCGTTGCGGGCGCTCGAGGAGGCGGTGGCCGCGCTCGACACGGCATCGCGGGCCCGGCTGGCGCGCGAGGTCACCGAGCTGCCGCGCGTGCTCGCCGACGCGAAGCGCTTGCGGGAGCTGCTACTGGCCCTGCTCACGAACGCGATCGAGGCGTCGGAAGCGACGAGCGATCGCGTGCAGGTCCGTGCGGAGGTGACGACCGTCGACGAGACCCGCCGCCGTTCGCTCACGATCGACGGCGGGCTGGGGACGGGGCGCTGCGTGTCGGTCGAGATCACCGACCGCGGCGTGGGGATGACGGCCGAGGCGCTCGACCGCGCGTTCGAGCCCTGGGTGACGACCAAGTCGAAACGGCGCGGCCTCGGCCTCGCGATGAGCGTGGGCACCCTGCGCGCGTATCGCGGCGCGCTCGAGGCGACGAGCGCGCCGGGGGTGGGCACGACGATGCGCGTGCTGCTCCCGATCGATCCCGCGACGGCCGCCCTTCCGGCAGCCGCCCAGACGGCGGCGGCGCCGGCGCCGGCCGCGGTGCTCGTGGTGGACGACGAACCCGCCGTACGCGACGTGACGCGCCGCCTGCTCGCGCGACAGGGGTTCGAGGTGCTCGACGCGGCGAGCGGCGAGGAGGGCGTGCAGAAGCTCGTCGCCGCGTCGGATCGGGTGGGGTGCGTACTCCTCGACCTGACGATGCCCGGGATGGACGGGATCGAGACGTTGCGGCGGATGCGCGCGGCGGTGCCGGCCGTGAAGGTGGTCATGACCTCCGGCCACACCGAACGCGAACTGCGGGACCGCCTCGACGGGTACGGCGTGTCGGGCTACCTCGAGAAGCCGTTCGACTTCAACGCCCTGCTCCGCGCGGCCCGCGCGGCGATGGCGAGCTAG
- a CDS encoding response regulator codes for MTPPAHPKAAAPDVRPPRLPVYVIPALIVLALGASAAGLVSYARDEEREVVVHLKDGVQRASLAVSQWEADELLRAKQWADDPALASASGTIPAALGALAKNAASTDGIRAIALFSPQGAILASTSPQLLTDPMLGQRVAAIQRARTGTASVAGPLWPTASRGGQNAGMWLLVSAAPVRGPTGETVAVLAFFYDADAPLRRVRFARGPGAAADPYLIDDDGMILSATGSADGPAARTAAIAGATAPEGITRRPYVGPGGRAVMGAWAPASPLAARVVFEVEAHAASRILGLPLGFLLAGLLGLAAAMVVVQQRGIARLRRESRARREELLVVVESAPNAVLVTDARGTITRANKRAVALLAASPEQLVGTSIDRWLRNAKSFHPDRIAEWLDGSGREAHARRADGDEQPVEVRVGTGHSLDARIHIVVLMDRTAQHGADKALKDAKTETARSREAQQQLLTVMHQGIRTPMSRVMGMAHMLKDTSLSPVQQGYVESMMRSSQTMMTFVTDVLDLAKIESGALQLVEAPFDVRAAVTEVAGLSAPQADANGTALSTRIHERTPAWVIGDASRFRQVLINLLGNAIKFTPGGRVEIRLEGERDDADVTLRVEVRDNGPGMDAETQRRLLAKDHTTVSKLAGGGLGISMAKHLAELMRGKLEVKSLQGEGTTFKFTVKLKVADVAEAPDAAHVSTLAGQRALVVDSSAADAQVTREVLRGFGMRVETTTTPEEAIGHLKRAAADGDPVEVALIDRQTVGEHGDAFARRLRADPAIAGVGLLIANSGLAAGEADRLGAAGCDAVLAKPFGAQSLSRTLAAVVQKPKPERGKGPIIRGETLSVTHQHRPAGEKVDGHIPIVEESSARRHQAPAPVIDNRIRVLLAEDNRVNQIVATNLLQRLGCRVEVVGDGAEAVRQASRHEFDIIFMDIQMPQLDGLHATQMIRSLPAPHGTPHIVALGTSASPDERDKYLAAGMNDVVIKPITPEAIQGALERRPAGMERIAV; via the coding sequence ATGACGCCCCCCGCGCACCCGAAGGCCGCCGCACCCGACGTGCGGCCGCCGCGCCTCCCGGTCTACGTGATCCCCGCCCTGATCGTGCTCGCGCTCGGCGCGAGCGCGGCGGGGCTCGTCTCGTACGCCCGCGACGAGGAGCGCGAGGTGGTGGTGCACCTCAAGGACGGCGTGCAGCGCGCCTCGCTCGCGGTGTCGCAGTGGGAGGCGGACGAGCTCCTCCGCGCCAAGCAGTGGGCCGACGATCCCGCGCTCGCGTCCGCTTCGGGCACGATCCCGGCGGCGCTCGGCGCGCTCGCGAAGAACGCGGCGAGCACGGACGGCATCCGCGCCATCGCGCTCTTCTCGCCCCAGGGGGCCATCCTCGCCTCGACGTCACCGCAGCTGCTCACCGACCCGATGCTCGGCCAACGCGTGGCGGCGATCCAGCGGGCGCGGACCGGGACCGCGTCGGTCGCCGGTCCCCTGTGGCCTACCGCCTCGCGCGGCGGGCAGAACGCCGGGATGTGGCTCCTCGTCTCCGCGGCGCCGGTGCGCGGCCCGACGGGCGAGACGGTGGCGGTCCTCGCGTTCTTCTACGATGCCGACGCCCCACTGCGGCGCGTCCGGTTCGCGCGCGGCCCTGGGGCCGCGGCCGATCCCTACCTCATCGATGATGACGGGATGATCCTCTCCGCGACCGGGAGCGCCGACGGACCGGCAGCCCGCACCGCCGCGATCGCTGGCGCGACCGCGCCCGAGGGGATCACCCGACGGCCGTACGTCGGCCCGGGCGGACGCGCGGTGATGGGCGCCTGGGCGCCCGCCTCGCCGCTCGCCGCGCGCGTGGTGTTCGAAGTGGAGGCGCACGCCGCAAGCCGGATCCTTGGCCTGCCGCTCGGCTTCCTCCTCGCCGGCCTGCTCGGTCTCGCCGCGGCGATGGTCGTGGTGCAGCAGCGGGGCATCGCGCGCCTGCGGCGCGAGAGCCGCGCCCGACGCGAGGAATTGCTCGTGGTGGTGGAGTCGGCGCCGAACGCGGTCCTGGTGACCGATGCGCGCGGCACGATCACGCGCGCCAACAAGCGCGCGGTCGCGTTGCTCGCCGCATCGCCCGAGCAGCTCGTGGGGACCTCGATCGACCGCTGGCTCCGTAACGCGAAGTCGTTCCATCCCGACCGGATCGCCGAGTGGCTCGATGGCAGCGGTCGCGAGGCGCACGCCCGCCGCGCCGATGGCGACGAGCAGCCGGTGGAGGTGCGGGTGGGGACGGGACACTCGCTCGACGCGCGGATCCACATCGTCGTGCTCATGGACCGGACCGCCCAGCATGGCGCGGACAAGGCGCTGAAGGACGCGAAGACCGAGACGGCCCGCTCGCGCGAGGCGCAGCAGCAGCTGCTCACGGTGATGCACCAGGGCATCCGCACGCCGATGAGCCGCGTGATGGGGATGGCGCACATGCTCAAGGACACCTCCCTTTCGCCGGTGCAGCAGGGGTACGTCGAGTCGATGATGCGGTCCTCGCAGACGATGATGACGTTCGTGACCGACGTGCTCGACCTCGCGAAGATCGAGTCGGGGGCCCTGCAGCTGGTGGAGGCGCCGTTCGACGTGCGCGCGGCGGTCACGGAGGTCGCGGGCCTGAGCGCACCGCAGGCGGACGCCAACGGGACCGCGCTCTCCACGCGCATCCACGAGCGCACGCCCGCCTGGGTGATCGGCGACGCGAGCCGTTTCCGGCAGGTGCTGATCAACCTCCTGGGGAACGCGATCAAGTTCACGCCGGGCGGCCGCGTCGAGATCCGCCTCGAAGGGGAGCGCGACGACGCCGACGTGACGCTCCGCGTGGAAGTGCGCGACAATGGCCCCGGGATGGACGCCGAGACGCAGCGGCGCCTGCTCGCGAAGGACCACACGACGGTGAGCAAGCTCGCGGGCGGCGGTCTGGGGATCAGCATGGCGAAGCACCTCGCCGAGCTGATGCGCGGCAAACTCGAGGTGAAGAGCCTCCAGGGCGAGGGCACGACCTTCAAGTTCACCGTCAAGCTCAAGGTGGCGGACGTCGCCGAGGCGCCCGATGCGGCGCATGTGTCGACGCTGGCCGGGCAACGCGCCCTCGTCGTCGACAGCTCGGCCGCCGACGCGCAGGTGACGCGGGAGGTGCTGCGCGGCTTCGGCATGCGCGTGGAGACCACGACCACGCCGGAGGAGGCGATCGGCCACCTCAAGCGTGCCGCGGCGGACGGCGACCCGGTGGAGGTGGCGCTGATCGACCGGCAGACGGTGGGCGAGCATGGCGACGCCTTCGCTCGTCGGCTCCGCGCCGACCCGGCGATCGCCGGCGTGGGCCTCCTCATCGCCAACAGCGGCCTGGCCGCGGGCGAGGCCGACCGCCTCGGCGCGGCGGGATGCGACGCGGTGCTCGCCAAGCCGTTCGGCGCGCAGTCGCTCTCGCGCACGCTGGCGGCGGTGGTGCAGAAGCCGAAGCCCGAGCGCGGCAAGGGCCCGATCATCCGCGGCGAGACGCTGTCGGTGACGCATCAGCACCGGCCGGCCGGCGAGAAGGTCGATGGGCACATCCCGATCGTCGAGGAGTCGTCGGCGCGCCGGCACCAGGCGCCGGCGCCCGTCATCGACAACCGGATCCGGGTGCTCCTGGCCGAGGACAACCGGGTGAACCAGATCGTCGCGACCAATCTGCTGCAGCGCCTCGGCTGCCGAGTGGAGGTCGTGGGGGACGGGGCCGAAGCGGTCCGGCAGGCGAGCCGGCACGAGTTCGACATCATCTTCATGGACATCCAGATGCCGCAGCTCGACGGGCTCCACGCCACGCAGATGATCCGGTCGCTCCCGGCGCCGCACGGCACGCCGCACATCGTGGCGCTCGGGACGTCCGCGTCGCCGGACGAGCGGGACAAGTACCTCGCGGCGGGGATGAACGACGTGGTGATCAAGCCGATCACCCCCGAGGCGATCCAGGGCGCGCTGGAGCGCCGGCCGGCGGGGATGGAGCGGATCGCGGTCTGA